CTGAGTACGCTTGCTCGTCGGCCCGGGGAAATCGTTGGTCGAGACGAGCTACGCACGATTCTGTGGAGCGAGGGAACCCACGTCGACTTCGATGGAAGTCTGCACTCGTGCATCAAGCAGGTGCGTGCCGTACTCGGTGACGATGCGAGCGCGCCGCGGTTCATCGAGACCCTGCCGCGGCGCGGCTACCGGTTTCTTCCAGGCATCCGCAAGCCGCCGAGCGTAACGACGCGGGCGGCAGCGCTGGCGATTGTCGGTATGGCCATTCTCGTTGCGGTATTCGTAGCGAGTCGGCGGTCCCGAGAAGCTCGGCCGGAGAAGACCCCTTTGACTCTCGTGGTACTGCCGTTCGAGGACCCGTCGTCCGTCCACCGGGGCCCGATGCTGGCGGAGGAGGTCGGCCGCGCGCTCGGTGGTCTCGATCCTTCTCGGCTCGCCGTCCTCGCACCGTCTTCCGCTTCACGTTTCGGCGGCCTATCGGGAGTTTCTACGGGCACGGACTATGCGCTTTCCGGGCGTTTGCTCGACGAGGAAATCGAGGTCGAGCTCGAGAAAAGGGGCGTGCGGATGTGGCGGGGGAGCGCTGGTGACGTATCGTCGCTCGTGGCGGCTCTCGTTCCCCAGTTGTTGCCCGATGTGCTTCCCAGAATGTCCGAGCCTCACGACGCCGAAGCCTATGACGCGTACCTCAAGGGGCGGTATCATCTGAATCGTGGCGGGAAGAAAAGCCTGGAGTATGCCGAGCGTTACCTCAGGGAGGCGCTAAATAAAGACGATGGGCTCGCCGACGCCCAC
The window above is part of the Vicinamibacteria bacterium genome. Proteins encoded here:
- a CDS encoding winged helix-turn-helix domain-containing protein: LSTLARRPGEIVGRDELRTILWSEGTHVDFDGSLHSCIKQVRAVLGDDASAPRFIETLPRRGYRFLPGIRKPPSVTTRAAALAIVGMAILVAVFVASRRSREARPEKTPLTLVVLPFEDPSSVHRGPMLAEEVGRALGGLDPSRLAVLAPSSASRFGGLSGVSTGTDYALSGRLLDEEIEVELEKRGVRMWRGSAGDVSSLVAALVPQLLPDVLPRMSEPHDAEAYDAYLKGRYHLNRGGKKSLEYAERYLREALNKDDGLADAHVGLATIRILERRFDEAAVEARLAIELSPSAEAHLALALARWYGDWDWTGAGQSFQRALLANPGFAKAHHWYGYYLTGLGRHVEAIDAIERARTLDPLSPEVQSDVGWFYYFAGRLEEALAACERTLELEPGFDLAEACIFESRLALGQEVGQPPEAQDPYSRAVALVRAGRTQPALDSLAEAIEKKSAWVPMLDVDPRLEPLREAYGYARLLEAAGFR